The Desmonostoc muscorum LEGE 12446 genome includes a region encoding these proteins:
- a CDS encoding beta strand repeat-containing protein, which yields MNFFLQPFLTLVYNQLEAFSNSENFWNLLDTVFGRQYNRANAGKLRSHLQTGDFTELPKIEVINSSILGNAKGAYAASKNTIYLSDKFVASASGESINAVLLEEIGHFIDAYINKKDTRGDEGEYFSALVRGVSLSQTELQRIKKENDSSVIIIDKEAIAVEQATFTGTPGNDNITGTTDDDLIFAGFGNDTVTAGAGNDAVYGDDGDDLLRGGTGDDNDDTYLGYINGASRYAGLYGGAGNDTLLGEDGNDDLYGGAGNDSLDGGVGNDYFNLGGGLDTVIGGAGYDTLYLDNSAGTSNFTVGYTNASVFSTGLPIKEIEVINLVSGSGNDSLNISAAIGDNTVQGGAGNDNITTGIGDDLIFAGFGNDTVTAGAGNDAVYGDDGDDLLRGGTGDDNDDTYLGYINGASRYAGLYGGAGNDTLLGEDGNDDLYGGAGNDSLDGGVGNDYFNLGGGLDTVIGGAGYDTLYLDNSAGTSNFTVGYTNASVFSTGLPIKEIEVINLVSGSGNDSLNISAAIGDNTVQGGAGNDNITTGIGDDLIFAGFGNDTVTAGAGNDAVYGDDGDDLLRGGTGDDNDDTYLGYINGASRYAGLYGGAGNDTLLGEDGNDDLYGGAGNDSLDGGVGNDYFNLGGGLDTVIGGAGYDTLYLDNSAGTSNFTVGYTNASVFSTGLPIKEIEVINLISGSGNDSLNISAAIGNNTVQGGAGNDNITTGISNDLILAGIGNDTVTGGASTDGLYGDDGDDLLRGGTGDDNDSTYLGLLGTSRYGGLYGGSGNDTLLGEDGNDDLYGGAGNDSLDGGAGNDYLDLGGGLDTVIGGSGYDTLYLDNGGGTTNFTVSYTDANIFATGGVPFKEIEVINLISGSGNDSLNISAAIGNNTVQGGAGNDNITTGISNDLILAGIGNDTVTGGASTDGLYGDDGDDLLRGGTGDDNDSTYLGLLGTSRYGGLYGGSGNDTLLGEDGNDDLYGGAGNDSLDGGAGNDYLDLGGGLDTVIGGSGYDTLYLDNGGGTTNFTVSYTDANIFATGGVPFKEIEVINLISGSGNDSLNISAAIGNNTVQGGAGNDNITTGISNDLILAGIGNDTVTGGASTDGLYGDDGDDLLRGGTGDDNDSTYLGLLGTSRYGGLYGGAGNDTLLGEDGNDDLDGGSGIDSLDGGDGNDTLRPGTGADTIVGGTGSDYLELDHSDLSTSLTLSYVDLNVFATIADSTFRQVETIRLLSGSGNDNLNLSAAIGNNYVEGRNGNDTISGSVGNEEFRGGLGQDSLLGQAGNDKLYGEAGNDTLLGGAGNDSLYAGTDNDSLLGGEGDDYLKPEEGADTVLGGTGSDLLDLDHSDQSVALTLNYTNVNVFATIADTTFKEIETISLLSGSGNDNLNLSAAIGNNYVEGRDGNDTISGSVGNEDFRGGLGQDSLLGQAGNDKLYGEAGNDTLLGGEGNDSLYGGAGNDSLLGGEGDDYFNPAEGADTIIGGNGIDTLELDRSGNTITTNFTVTYTNASVFAVLNDVNFKDIESIYFKSGSGNDVLNFSATTRQDIIEGGDGNDNIISGSGKDRIYGDTGNDTVSGQAENDLIFGGVGNDSLSGDGGSDGLYAGEGNDYLKGGSGNDRDTFLYTEYVFIDSNANFIIDPGELFAINYFAGLRGEEGNDTLDPGLGADYVDGGTETDLLKVDYSTITTAGISTTVGANGSGTISAGDSTISYFNIEQFDILGTSQADNLRGGNLSDTLRGGAGNDTLNGGGASPSLSQIDILTGGLGRDRFVLGDTNTVFYDDNNVLTAGTDSYARLTDFNTSEDIIQLRGVSTDYRLVLSGSNTQLFRDKPGTEPDELIALIDAQTGLNLTNSYFNYS from the coding sequence ATGAATTTTTTCCTACAACCCTTCCTGACACTGGTATACAACCAACTAGAGGCCTTTTCTAATTCAGAAAACTTCTGGAATTTGTTAGATACTGTTTTTGGTAGACAATACAATCGTGCTAATGCTGGAAAACTGCGATCGCACTTACAAACTGGTGATTTTACTGAATTACCTAAAATTGAGGTAATTAATAGCAGCATTCTGGGTAATGCAAAAGGGGCTTATGCTGCCAGCAAGAATACAATTTATCTGTCTGATAAATTTGTTGCTAGTGCCTCTGGTGAATCCATTAACGCAGTTTTATTAGAAGAAATTGGACATTTTATTGATGCCTACATTAATAAAAAAGATACACGAGGAGATGAGGGAGAATATTTCTCTGCTTTAGTGCGGGGCGTGAGTTTAAGTCAGACTGAGCTGCAACGCATAAAGAAAGAAAATGATAGTAGTGTGATCATAATTGACAAAGAGGCGATCGCGGTTGAGCAAGCCACCTTTACCGGCACACCAGGGAATGACAATATTACAGGAACTACCGATGACGACTTAATCTTTGCAGGCTTTGGCAATGATACCGTCACAGCAGGAGCAGGGAATGATGCAGTCTATGGTGATGATGGCGATGATTTGCTCAGAGGTGGTACTGGGGACGACAATGATGACACCTACTTGGGTTATATCAACGGAGCTAGTCGCTACGCCGGACTCTACGGAGGTGCAGGGAACGACACCCTTTTAGGCGAAGATGGCAATGATGATCTCTATGGCGGAGCAGGTAATGATAGCCTTGATGGAGGAGTCGGCAACGACTATTTCAACCTTGGCGGCGGACTAGATACAGTTATCGGCGGAGCGGGTTATGACACCCTGTATTTAGACAACAGTGCTGGCACAAGTAACTTTACTGTTGGTTACACCAACGCCAGCGTTTTCTCTACAGGCTTACCCATCAAAGAAATTGAAGTCATCAACCTGGTTTCTGGCAGTGGTAATGACAGCCTGAATATCAGTGCTGCCATTGGCGATAACACCGTCCAAGGCGGAGCGGGTAACGACAACATCACCACAGGCATCGGTGACGACTTAATCTTTGCAGGCTTTGGCAATGATACCGTCACAGCAGGAGCAGGGAATGATGCAGTCTATGGTGATGATGGCGATGATTTGCTCAGAGGTGGTACTGGGGACGATAATGATGACACCTACTTGGGTTATATCAACGGAGCTAGTCGCTACGCCGGACTCTACGGAGGTGCAGGGAACGACACCCTTTTAGGCGAAGATGGCAATGATGATCTCTATGGCGGAGCCGGAAATGATAGCCTTGATGGAGGAGTCGGCAACGACTATTTCAACCTTGGCGGCGGACTAGATACAGTTATCGGCGGAGCGGGTTATGACACCCTGTATTTAGACAACAGTGCTGGCACAAGTAACTTTACTGTTGGTTACACCAACGCCAGCGTTTTCTCTACAGGCTTACCCATCAAAGAAATTGAAGTCATCAACCTGGTTTCTGGCAGTGGTAATGACAGCCTGAATATCAGTGCTGCCATTGGCGATAACACCGTCCAAGGCGGAGCGGGTAACGACAACATCACCACAGGCATCGGTGACGACTTAATCTTTGCAGGCTTTGGCAATGATACCGTCACAGCAGGAGCAGGGAATGATGCAGTCTATGGTGATGATGGCGATGATTTGCTCAGAGGTGGTACTGGGGACGATAATGATGACACCTACTTGGGTTATATCAACGGAGCTAGTCGCTACGCCGGACTCTACGGAGGTGCAGGGAACGACACCCTTTTAGGCGAAGATGGCAATGATGATCTCTATGGCGGAGCCGGAAATGATAGCCTTGATGGAGGAGTCGGCAACGACTATTTCAACCTTGGCGGCGGACTAGATACAGTTATCGGCGGAGCGGGTTATGACACCCTGTATTTAGACAACAGTGCTGGCACAAGTAACTTTACTGTTGGTTACACCAACGCCAGCGTTTTCTCTACAGGCTTACCCATCAAAGAAATTGAAGTCATCAACCTGATTTCTGGCAGTGGTAATGACAGCCTGAATATCAGTGCTGCCATTGGCAATAACACTGTCCAAGGCGGAGCGGGTAACGACAACATCACCACAGGCATCAGTAACGATTTAATTTTGGCGGGAATTGGCAACGATACCGTCACAGGAGGAGCCAGCACTGATGGACTCTATGGCGATGATGGCGATGATTTGCTTAGAGGTGGTACTGGAGATGATAACGATAGCACCTATTTGGGTCTTTTGGGCACTAGTCGCTACGGTGGACTTTATGGCGGTTCAGGTAACGACACCCTTTTAGGCGAAGATGGCAATGACGATCTCTACGGCGGAGCAGGTAATGATAGCCTTGATGGTGGAGCGGGCAATGACTATCTCGACCTTGGCGGTGGACTAGATACAGTTATTGGCGGTTCAGGTTATGACACCCTGTATTTAGACAATGGTGGTGGCACAACTAACTTTACTGTCAGCTACACCGACGCCAACATTTTCGCTACAGGCGGCGTACCATTCAAAGAAATAGAAGTCATCAACCTGATTTCCGGCAGTGGCAATGACAGCCTGAATATCAGTGCAGCCATTGGCAATAACACTGTCCAAGGCGGAGCGGGTAACGACAACATCACCACAGGCATCAGTAACGATTTAATTTTGGCGGGAATTGGCAACGATACCGTCACAGGAGGAGCCAGCACTGATGGACTCTATGGCGATGATGGCGATGATTTGCTTAGAGGTGGTACTGGAGATGATAACGATAGCACCTATTTGGGTCTTTTGGGCACTAGTCGCTACGGTGGACTTTATGGCGGTTCAGGTAACGACACCCTTTTAGGCGAAGATGGCAATGACGATCTCTACGGCGGAGCAGGTAATGATAGCCTTGATGGTGGAGCGGGCAATGACTATCTCGACCTTGGCGGTGGACTAGATACAGTTATTGGCGGTTCAGGTTATGACACCCTGTATTTAGACAATGGTGGTGGCACAACTAACTTTACTGTCAGCTACACCGACGCCAACATTTTCGCTACAGGCGGCGTACCATTCAAAGAAATAGAAGTCATCAACCTGATTTCCGGCAGTGGCAATGACAGCCTGAATATCAGTGCAGCCATTGGCAATAACACTGTCCAAGGCGGAGCGGGTAACGACAACATCACCACAGGCATCAGTAACGATTTAATTTTGGCGGGAATTGGCAACGATACCGTCACAGGAGGAGCCAGCACTGATGGACTCTATGGCGATGATGGCGATGATTTGCTTAGAGGTGGTACTGGAGATGATAACGATAGCACCTATTTGGGTCTTTTGGGCACTAGCCGCTACGGTGGACTTTATGGCGGAGCTGGTAACGACACCCTTTTAGGCGAAGATGGCAATGACGATCTTGATGGTGGTTCAGGCATTGATAGCCTCGACGGGGGTGACGGCAACGACACTTTAAGACCAGGCACAGGAGCAGATACTATTGTTGGGGGAACAGGTTCAGATTACCTCGAATTAGATCATTCTGATTTATCGACTTCCTTAACCCTGAGTTATGTTGATCTTAATGTCTTTGCTACCATTGCTGATAGCACCTTTAGACAAGTTGAAACCATCCGTCTGTTGTCGGGCAGTGGCAATGATAATCTCAATTTAAGTGCAGCCATTGGCAATAACTATGTCGAAGGCAGAAACGGAAATGACACCATTTCAGGAAGTGTCGGAAATGAAGAATTTAGAGGTGGTCTTGGTCAGGATAGTCTCTTAGGGCAAGCAGGCAACGATAAGCTTTATGGAGAGGCAGGTAATGATACCCTCTTAGGCGGTGCAGGTAATGATTCCCTTTACGCAGGTACAGACAATGATAGCCTCTTAGGTGGAGAAGGCGATGACTATCTCAAGCCAGAAGAAGGAGCCGATACTGTCTTGGGAGGGACTGGCTCAGACCTTCTCGATTTAGACCATTCCGATCAGTCTGTTGCATTAACACTAAACTACACTAATGTCAATGTCTTTGCTACCATTGCCGATACCACCTTCAAAGAAATAGAAACCATTAGTCTGTTATCTGGAAGTGGCAATGATAACCTGAATTTAAGTGCAGCCATTGGCAATAACTATGTCGAAGGCAGAGATGGCAATGACACCATCTCTGGTAGTGTGGGAAATGAAGATTTTAGAGGTGGTCTTGGTCAGGATAGTCTCTTAGGGCAAGCAGGCAACGATAAACTTTATGGAGAGGCAGGTAATGATACCCTCTTAGGCGGTGAAGGCAACGATAGTCTTTACGGAGGTGCAGGGAATGATAGCCTCTTAGGGGGAGAAGGTGATGACTATTTCAATCCCGCCGAAGGAGCCGATACAATTATCGGCGGCAATGGCATTGATACTCTAGAATTAGACCGTTCAGGCAATACCATCACTACTAACTTCACTGTTACTTACACCAATGCTAGTGTCTTTGCAGTTTTAAACGATGTCAACTTCAAAGATATCGAATCTATTTACTTCAAATCTGGCAGTGGCAACGATGTTCTGAATTTCAGTGCTACCACTCGGCAAGATATCATAGAAGGCGGAGATGGCAACGATAACATTATCAGTGGCAGTGGCAAAGACCGCATTTATGGTGATACGGGCAATGATACCGTATCAGGGCAAGCCGAGAACGATCTGATCTTTGGTGGGGTAGGTAATGATAGTCTCTCTGGTGATGGTGGCTCAGATGGTTTGTACGCCGGGGAAGGAAACGACTACCTCAAAGGCGGCTCTGGCAATGACAGAGATACCTTTCTCTATACAGAATATGTCTTCATCGACAGTAACGCTAACTTTATCATCGATCCTGGTGAACTCTTCGCCATTAATTACTTCGCTGGATTGCGGGGCGAAGAAGGCAATGATACCTTAGATCCCGGACTCGGTGCTGATTATGTAGATGGCGGCACAGAAACTGATTTACTCAAGGTTGACTACTCTACCATTACTACTGCTGGCATTTCTACCACTGTGGGCGCTAATGGCAGTGGCACCATTTCCGCAGGGGATAGTACTATCTCCTACTTCAATATTGAACAATTTGATATTCTTGGCACCTCACAAGCAGATAACTTGAGGGGAGGAAACCTCAGCGATACTCTCCGAGGTGGTGCAGGTAATGATACTCTCAATGGAGGTGGAGCTAGCCCCAGTTTAAGTCAAATAGATATCTTAACAGGAGGTTTAGGACGCGATCGCTTTGTTTTAGGAGATACAAATACAGTCTTTTACGATGACAATAATGTCCTAACTGCGGGAACAGATAGCTACGCTAGACTTACTGACTTTAATACCAGTGAAGACATCATTCAACTTCGAGGTGTAAGTACTGATTATCGTTTAGTTCTCTCCGGTTCCAATACCCAGCTATTTAGAGATAAACCAGGAACCGAACCCGATGAATTGATTGCTCTTATCGATGCTCAAACAGGGTTGAATCTAACTAATAGTTACTTTAATTACTCGTAA
- a CDS encoding GNAT family N-acetyltransferase, with the protein MSKPVITVRLIARHELPQLLALYQHLNPIDAPLPADDVLQSIWDKILGDPHLYYIVADIGGELVATCNLTIVPNLTRGTRPYGIIENVVTHSDYRRQEFGTRVLHYALDLAWQQQCYKVMLLTSSKSEETLRFYERAGFKRGVKTGFIAQPPEEL; encoded by the coding sequence TTGTCTAAACCTGTAATCACTGTTCGCCTAATTGCACGCCACGAACTTCCCCAACTTCTGGCGTTGTATCAGCATCTCAATCCCATTGATGCACCTCTACCTGCTGACGACGTGTTACAGTCCATTTGGGATAAAATTCTCGGCGATCCACATTTATATTACATAGTTGCCGACATTGGTGGTGAGTTAGTCGCTACATGTAACTTAACCATTGTTCCCAACCTGACACGGGGCACACGTCCATACGGCATTATCGAAAATGTTGTCACCCACTCCGATTATCGACGACAGGAATTTGGTACACGAGTGCTGCATTATGCTTTGGATTTAGCATGGCAGCAACAGTGTTACAAAGTGATGCTTTTGACTAGCTCAAAAAGTGAGGAGACGTTGCGCTTCTATGAACGCGCAGGGTTCAAGCGTGGAGTAAAAACCGGATTTATTGCCCAGCCTCCAGAGGAGTTGTGA